In Aquila chrysaetos chrysaetos chromosome 2, bAquChr1.4, whole genome shotgun sequence, the following are encoded in one genomic region:
- the LOC115338600 gene encoding potassium channel subfamily K member 16-like isoform X5 has translation MCSGKLQTGLLVAGYFVYLLVGAAVFQALERTAEKQEKIAAAQMKEAFLQSFTHLTVAEMEQFMKNLTEAIQNGVYPVGNESQTEDSNWDFSNSFFFAGTVVSTIGYGTLHPKTTGGQIFCVFFALFGIPLNIVFLHRVGKMLSLLCKKLGKFLYEKGMRKKKIKLLTLLFFLATGILVFLCLPSLFFQITEGWSYSEGIYFAFITLSTIGFGDYVVGKQPDRIYFSYYRTLVAIWILFGLAWIALLFNLLTTVLEDTEKIIVKDLHQIGKVSKGNEASQQRRYRPAQFIPEEELLPPHAGGDAEKMESLETDSEHTKNEKNDFSYSKTIAITYEN, from the exons ATGTGCAGTGGCAAGCTGCAGACGGGTTTGCTGGTGGCCGGCTACTTCGTCTACCTGCTGGTGGGTGCAGCTGTGTTCCAGGCACTGGAGAGGACTGctgagaagcaggagaaaatagCAGCTGCCCAGATGAAGgaagcttttctgcagagcttcacCCACCTCACGGTGGCAGAGATGGAGCAGTTTATGAAG AACCTGACTGAAGCCATTCAGAATGGAGTATACCCTGTTGGAAATGAATCACAGACTGAAGACAGCAACTGGGATTTCAGTAACTCCTTCTTCTTTGCAGGCACAGTTGTCTCCACAATAG GTTATGGCACGCTACATCCTAAAACTACTGGGGGCCAGatcttctgtgtcttttttgcTCTGTTTGGAATCCCTCTGAATATTGTTTTTCTGCACCGTGTTGGTAAGATGCTCTCACTGCTGTGTAAAAAGCTGGGGAAATTCCTGTACgaaaaaggaatgagaaag aagAAGATCAAACTTCTGACCCTTTTATTCTTCCTGGCAACGGGGATCCTAGTTTTTCTGTGCTTGCCATCACTCTTCTTCCAGATAACAGAGGGCTGGTCCTACAGCGAAGGaatttactttgcatttatcACCCTCAGCACCATTGGCTTTGGAGATTATGTAGTAG GTAAACAGCCTGACAGGATTTACTTTTCCTACTACCGAACACTGGTGGCCATTTGGATTCTTTTCGGCCTTGCCTGGATTGCTCTCCTATTTAATTTATTGACAACAGTACtagaagatactgaaaaaataattgtcaaGGATCTCCATCAAATTGGAAAGGTGAGTAAGGGCAATGAAGCAAGCCAACAAAGAAGATACCGGCCTGCTCAATTTATTCCGGAAGAAGAACTACTGCCACCACATGCTGGAGGGGATGCAGAGAAAATGGAGTCATTAGAAACAGATtctgaacacacaaaaaatgaaaaaaatgatttttcttacaGCAAAACTATTGCCATAACATATGAGAATTGA
- the LOC115338600 gene encoding potassium channel subfamily K member 16-like isoform X4: MAGYGTLHPKTTGGQIFCVFFALFGIPLNIVFLHRVGKMLSLLCKKLGKFLYEKGMRKKKIKLLTLLFFLATGILVFLCLPSLFFQITEGWSYSEGIYFAFITLSTIGFGDYVVGKQPDRIYFSYYRTLVAIWILFGLAWIALLFNLLTTVLEDTEKIIVKDLHQIGKVSKGNEASQQRRYRPAQFIPEEELLPPHAGGDAEKMESLETDSEHTKNEKNDFSYSKTIAITYEN; this comes from the exons ATGGCAG GTTATGGCACGCTACATCCTAAAACTACTGGGGGCCAGatcttctgtgtcttttttgcTCTGTTTGGAATCCCTCTGAATATTGTTTTTCTGCACCGTGTTGGTAAGATGCTCTCACTGCTGTGTAAAAAGCTGGGGAAATTCCTGTACgaaaaaggaatgagaaag aagAAGATCAAACTTCTGACCCTTTTATTCTTCCTGGCAACGGGGATCCTAGTTTTTCTGTGCTTGCCATCACTCTTCTTCCAGATAACAGAGGGCTGGTCCTACAGCGAAGGaatttactttgcatttatcACCCTCAGCACCATTGGCTTTGGAGATTATGTAGTAG GTAAACAGCCTGACAGGATTTACTTTTCCTACTACCGAACACTGGTGGCCATTTGGATTCTTTTCGGCCTTGCCTGGATTGCTCTCCTATTTAATTTATTGACAACAGTACtagaagatactgaaaaaataattgtcaaGGATCTCCATCAAATTGGAAAGGTGAGTAAGGGCAATGAAGCAAGCCAACAAAGAAGATACCGGCCTGCTCAATTTATTCCGGAAGAAGAACTACTGCCACCACATGCTGGAGGGGATGCAGAGAAAATGGAGTCATTAGAAACAGATtctgaacacacaaaaaatgaaaaaaatgatttttcttacaGCAAAACTATTGCCATAACATATGAGAATTGA
- the LOC115338600 gene encoding potassium channel subfamily K member 16-like isoform X2 — translation MCSGKLQTGLLVAGYFVYLLVGAAVFQALERTAEKQEKIAAAQMKEAFLQSFTHLTVAEMEQFMKNLTEAIQNGVYPVGNESQTEDSNWDFSNSFFFAGTVVSTIGYGTLHPKTTGGQIFCVFFALFGIPLNIVFLHRVGKMLSLLCKKLGKFLYEKGMRKKKIKLLTLLFFLATGILVFLCLPSLFFQITEGWSYSEGIYFAFITLSTIGFGDYVVGKQPDRIYFSYYRTLVAIWILFGLAWIALLFNLLTTVLEDTEKIIVKDLHQIGKQNYCHNI, via the exons ATGTGCAGTGGCAAGCTGCAGACGGGTTTGCTGGTGGCCGGCTACTTCGTCTACCTGCTGGTGGGTGCAGCTGTGTTCCAGGCACTGGAGAGGACTGctgagaagcaggagaaaatagCAGCTGCCCAGATGAAGgaagcttttctgcagagcttcacCCACCTCACGGTGGCAGAGATGGAGCAGTTTATGAAG AACCTGACTGAAGCCATTCAGAATGGAGTATACCCTGTTGGAAATGAATCACAGACTGAAGACAGCAACTGGGATTTCAGTAACTCCTTCTTCTTTGCAGGCACAGTTGTCTCCACAATAG GTTATGGCACGCTACATCCTAAAACTACTGGGGGCCAGatcttctgtgtcttttttgcTCTGTTTGGAATCCCTCTGAATATTGTTTTTCTGCACCGTGTTGGTAAGATGCTCTCACTGCTGTGTAAAAAGCTGGGGAAATTCCTGTACgaaaaaggaatgagaaag aagAAGATCAAACTTCTGACCCTTTTATTCTTCCTGGCAACGGGGATCCTAGTTTTTCTGTGCTTGCCATCACTCTTCTTCCAGATAACAGAGGGCTGGTCCTACAGCGAAGGaatttactttgcatttatcACCCTCAGCACCATTGGCTTTGGAGATTATGTAGTAG GTAAACAGCCTGACAGGATTTACTTTTCCTACTACCGAACACTGGTGGCCATTTGGATTCTTTTCGGCCTTGCCTGGATTGCTCTCCTATTTAATTTATTGACAACAGTACtagaagatactgaaaaaataattgtcaaGGATCTCCATCAAATTGGAAAG CAAAACTATTGCCATAACATATGA
- the LOC115338600 gene encoding potassium channel subfamily K member 16-like isoform X3, protein MCSGKLQTGLLVAGYFVYLLVGAAVFQALERTAEKQEKIAAAQMKEAFLQSFTHLTVAEMEQFMKNLTEAIQNGVYPVGNESQTEDSNWDFSNSFFFAGTVVSTIGYGTLHPKTTGGQIFCVFFALFGIPLNIVFLHRVGKMLSLLCKKLGKFLYEKGMRKKKIKLLTLLFFLATGILVFLCLPSLFFQITEGWSYSEGIYFAFITLSTIGFGDYVVGKQPDRIYFSYYRTLVAIWILFGLAWIALLFNLLTTVLEDTEKIIVKDLHQIGKPSSW, encoded by the exons ATGTGCAGTGGCAAGCTGCAGACGGGTTTGCTGGTGGCCGGCTACTTCGTCTACCTGCTGGTGGGTGCAGCTGTGTTCCAGGCACTGGAGAGGACTGctgagaagcaggagaaaatagCAGCTGCCCAGATGAAGgaagcttttctgcagagcttcacCCACCTCACGGTGGCAGAGATGGAGCAGTTTATGAAG AACCTGACTGAAGCCATTCAGAATGGAGTATACCCTGTTGGAAATGAATCACAGACTGAAGACAGCAACTGGGATTTCAGTAACTCCTTCTTCTTTGCAGGCACAGTTGTCTCCACAATAG GTTATGGCACGCTACATCCTAAAACTACTGGGGGCCAGatcttctgtgtcttttttgcTCTGTTTGGAATCCCTCTGAATATTGTTTTTCTGCACCGTGTTGGTAAGATGCTCTCACTGCTGTGTAAAAAGCTGGGGAAATTCCTGTACgaaaaaggaatgagaaag aagAAGATCAAACTTCTGACCCTTTTATTCTTCCTGGCAACGGGGATCCTAGTTTTTCTGTGCTTGCCATCACTCTTCTTCCAGATAACAGAGGGCTGGTCCTACAGCGAAGGaatttactttgcatttatcACCCTCAGCACCATTGGCTTTGGAGATTATGTAGTAG GTAAACAGCCTGACAGGATTTACTTTTCCTACTACCGAACACTGGTGGCCATTTGGATTCTTTTCGGCCTTGCCTGGATTGCTCTCCTATTTAATTTATTGACAACAGTACtagaagatactgaaaaaataattgtcaaGGATCTCCATCAAATTGGAAAG
- the LOC115338600 gene encoding potassium channel subfamily K member 16-like isoform X1, which yields MCSGKLQTGLLVAGYFVYLLVGAAVFQALERTAEKQEKIAAAQMKEAFLQSFTHLTVAEMEQFMKNLTEAIQNGVYPVGNESQTEDSNWDFSNSFFFAGTVVSTIGYGTLHPKTTGGQIFCVFFALFGIPLNIVFLHRVGKMLSLLCKKLGKFLYEKGMRKKKIKLLTLLFFLATGILVFLCLPSLFFQITEGWSYSEGIYFAFITLSTIGFGDYVVGKQPDRIYFSYYRTLVAIWILFGLAWIALLFNLLTTVLEDTEKIIVKDLHQIGKYTFLCAMQLMS from the exons ATGTGCAGTGGCAAGCTGCAGACGGGTTTGCTGGTGGCCGGCTACTTCGTCTACCTGCTGGTGGGTGCAGCTGTGTTCCAGGCACTGGAGAGGACTGctgagaagcaggagaaaatagCAGCTGCCCAGATGAAGgaagcttttctgcagagcttcacCCACCTCACGGTGGCAGAGATGGAGCAGTTTATGAAG AACCTGACTGAAGCCATTCAGAATGGAGTATACCCTGTTGGAAATGAATCACAGACTGAAGACAGCAACTGGGATTTCAGTAACTCCTTCTTCTTTGCAGGCACAGTTGTCTCCACAATAG GTTATGGCACGCTACATCCTAAAACTACTGGGGGCCAGatcttctgtgtcttttttgcTCTGTTTGGAATCCCTCTGAATATTGTTTTTCTGCACCGTGTTGGTAAGATGCTCTCACTGCTGTGTAAAAAGCTGGGGAAATTCCTGTACgaaaaaggaatgagaaag aagAAGATCAAACTTCTGACCCTTTTATTCTTCCTGGCAACGGGGATCCTAGTTTTTCTGTGCTTGCCATCACTCTTCTTCCAGATAACAGAGGGCTGGTCCTACAGCGAAGGaatttactttgcatttatcACCCTCAGCACCATTGGCTTTGGAGATTATGTAGTAG GTAAACAGCCTGACAGGATTTACTTTTCCTACTACCGAACACTGGTGGCCATTTGGATTCTTTTCGGCCTTGCCTGGATTGCTCTCCTATTTAATTTATTGACAACAGTACtagaagatactgaaaaaataattgtcaaGGATCTCCATCAAATTGGAAAG
- the LOC115334256 gene encoding inositol 1,4,5-trisphosphate receptor-interacting protein-like 1 isoform X2 — translation MAVIQFFTLLVQSILWNALQELEQSGFAWGALLFAALRQWQFWAVAGVLLLLFALCCRLRKRSQEVDSSSDEESSSSDREQVEEEAEEEDNSDSEDDLGRFFQEHIRWPVQNLARDCQVVKDLIDSYILVFRQLLSNSFSPVLEPAIKVGSAFEGWSPREEDIIYRLLVPLKPPHGHAFHLELGNRGETPARNFRVRVELVCTCRTEQLAGEMPCFLHHPEEELRRDQGPSLLRTLCTGSYLDVQKTARWFYQLVQAAWVVLPQSSTWRLTTLPSRRSCKFRVTEGNNKTHVIEMMFGVQQGNSDIFVSSQNTEALFTPSTTWPESYAVAEAKFFRHMAGQVPHDSFHLRCLQAYARILVGIGFSTYTLKTVVMHLLNTIPLSGWRRRHFVLRMDDIMRYLRRCLEEKRLDHFFLGNERVPEEIILPPDFQTAEPLNLFQHLVQDPDAHAEAMREYRDLQERLMRLLISGR, via the exons ATGGCTGTCATACAATTCTTCACCCTGCTTGTGCAAAGCATCCTCTGGAACGCT ctgcaggagctg GAGCAGAGCGGCTTTGCCTGGGGAGCCCTGCTCTTTGCTGCCTTGCGGCAGTGGCAGTTCTGGGCCGTTGCTGgagtcctgctcctgctcttcgCGCTCTGCTGTCGGCTCAGGAAAAGGAGCCAGGAGGTGGACAGCAGCAGTGACGAGGAGAGCTCTAGCAGTGACAGGGAGCAGGTGGAAGAGGAGGCGGAAGAAGAAGACAACAGTGACAGTGAAGATGACCTGGGAAGGTTTTTTCAGGAGCACATACGGTGGCCAGTTCAGAACCTAGCCAGGGACTGTCAGGTGGTAAAGGACCTCATTGACAGCTACATCCTTGTCTTCAGACAGCTCTTGTCAAATAGTTTCTCCCCAGTGCTGGAACCAGCCATCAAGGTGGGCAGCGCCTTCGAAGGTTGGAGTCCCCGCGAGGAAGACATCATCTACCGCCTGCTCGTGCCCCTGAAGCCCCCCCATGGGCACGCCTTCCACCTGGAGCTGGGCAACAGGGGGGAGACGCCAGCGAGGAACTTCCGCGTCCGCGTGGAGCTGGTGTGCACCTGCAGGACggagcagctggcaggagagaTGCCGTGCTTCCTGCACCACCCTGAGGAGGAGCTTAGGAGGGATCAGGGTCCCAGCCTCCTACGCACCCTCTGCACTGGCTCCTACCTAGATGTGCAGAAAACTGCCCGCTGGTTCTATCAACTGGTGCAAGCAGCCTGGGTGGTTTTGCCTCAGTCATCCACATGGCGTCTAACCACGCTGCCCTCTAGACGCTCCTGCAAATTCCGGGTGACAGAaggcaacaacaaaacccacgTTATTGAGATGATGTTTGGGGTGCAGCAAGGCAATTCAGACATCTTTGTGAGCAGCCAGAATACAGAGGCCCTCTTCACCCCAAGCACGACGTGGCCAGAGAGCTACGCTGTGGCAGAGGCGAAGTTCTTCAGGCATATGGCCGGGCAGGTCCCGCATGACAGCTTCCACCTCAGATGCCTGCAGGCCTATGCCCGCATCCTGGTGGGCATAGGCTTTTCCACCTATACCTTGAAGACAGTTGTGATGCACCTCCTGAACACCATACCCCTGTCAGGCTGGCGCAGGAGGCATTTCGTGCTCCGGATGGATGATATCATGCGATACCTGCGCCGCTGCCTGGAGGAGAAACGCCTCGACCACTTCTTCTTAGGCAACGAGAGGGTGCCTGAGGAGATAATCTTGCCCCCAGACTTCCAAACGGCCGAACCACTCAACCTCTTCCAGCACCTGGTGCAGGATCCGGACGCCCACGCCGAGGCAATGCGTGAGTATAGGGATCTGCAAGAACGGCTCATGAGACTGCTGATCTCCGGCCGCTGA
- the LOC115334256 gene encoding inositol 1,4,5-trisphosphate receptor-interacting protein-like 1 isoform X1 — translation MAVIQFFTLLVQSILWNAQIVGDELDEATRERMQQREEYLSRVMTRLLQELEQGTQELVQRTQEQSGFAWGALLFAALRQWQFWAVAGVLLLLFALCCRLRKRSQEVDSSSDEESSSSDREQVEEEAEEEDNSDSEDDLGRFFQEHIRWPVQNLARDCQVVKDLIDSYILVFRQLLSNSFSPVLEPAIKVGSAFEGWSPREEDIIYRLLVPLKPPHGHAFHLELGNRGETPARNFRVRVELVCTCRTEQLAGEMPCFLHHPEEELRRDQGPSLLRTLCTGSYLDVQKTARWFYQLVQAAWVVLPQSSTWRLTTLPSRRSCKFRVTEGNNKTHVIEMMFGVQQGNSDIFVSSQNTEALFTPSTTWPESYAVAEAKFFRHMAGQVPHDSFHLRCLQAYARILVGIGFSTYTLKTVVMHLLNTIPLSGWRRRHFVLRMDDIMRYLRRCLEEKRLDHFFLGNERVPEEIILPPDFQTAEPLNLFQHLVQDPDAHAEAMREYRDLQERLMRLLISGR, via the coding sequence ATGGCTGTCATACAATTCTTCACCCTGCTTGTGCAAAGCATCCTCTGGAACGCTCAGATCGTCGGTGATGAGCTGGATGAGGCCACACGCGAGCGCATGCAGCAGCGCGAGGAGTATCTGAGCCGGGTGATGACtcggctgctgcaggagctggagcaggggacgcaGGAGCTGGTGCAGAGGACCCAGGAGCAGAGCGGCTTTGCCTGGGGAGCCCTGCTCTTTGCTGCCTTGCGGCAGTGGCAGTTCTGGGCCGTTGCTGgagtcctgctcctgctcttcgCGCTCTGCTGTCGGCTCAGGAAAAGGAGCCAGGAGGTGGACAGCAGCAGTGACGAGGAGAGCTCTAGCAGTGACAGGGAGCAGGTGGAAGAGGAGGCGGAAGAAGAAGACAACAGTGACAGTGAAGATGACCTGGGAAGGTTTTTTCAGGAGCACATACGGTGGCCAGTTCAGAACCTAGCCAGGGACTGTCAGGTGGTAAAGGACCTCATTGACAGCTACATCCTTGTCTTCAGACAGCTCTTGTCAAATAGTTTCTCCCCAGTGCTGGAACCAGCCATCAAGGTGGGCAGCGCCTTCGAAGGTTGGAGTCCCCGCGAGGAAGACATCATCTACCGCCTGCTCGTGCCCCTGAAGCCCCCCCATGGGCACGCCTTCCACCTGGAGCTGGGCAACAGGGGGGAGACGCCAGCGAGGAACTTCCGCGTCCGCGTGGAGCTGGTGTGCACCTGCAGGACggagcagctggcaggagagaTGCCGTGCTTCCTGCACCACCCTGAGGAGGAGCTTAGGAGGGATCAGGGTCCCAGCCTCCTACGCACCCTCTGCACTGGCTCCTACCTAGATGTGCAGAAAACTGCCCGCTGGTTCTATCAACTGGTGCAAGCAGCCTGGGTGGTTTTGCCTCAGTCATCCACATGGCGTCTAACCACGCTGCCCTCTAGACGCTCCTGCAAATTCCGGGTGACAGAaggcaacaacaaaacccacgTTATTGAGATGATGTTTGGGGTGCAGCAAGGCAATTCAGACATCTTTGTGAGCAGCCAGAATACAGAGGCCCTCTTCACCCCAAGCACGACGTGGCCAGAGAGCTACGCTGTGGCAGAGGCGAAGTTCTTCAGGCATATGGCCGGGCAGGTCCCGCATGACAGCTTCCACCTCAGATGCCTGCAGGCCTATGCCCGCATCCTGGTGGGCATAGGCTTTTCCACCTATACCTTGAAGACAGTTGTGATGCACCTCCTGAACACCATACCCCTGTCAGGCTGGCGCAGGAGGCATTTCGTGCTCCGGATGGATGATATCATGCGATACCTGCGCCGCTGCCTGGAGGAGAAACGCCTCGACCACTTCTTCTTAGGCAACGAGAGGGTGCCTGAGGAGATAATCTTGCCCCCAGACTTCCAAACGGCCGAACCACTCAACCTCTTCCAGCACCTGGTGCAGGATCCGGACGCCCACGCCGAGGCAATGCGTGAGTATAGGGATCTGCAAGAACGGCTCATGAGACTGCTGATCTCCGGCCGCTGA